In Streptomyces sp. NBC_00224, the following are encoded in one genomic region:
- a CDS encoding NDP-hexose 2,3-dehydratase family protein — protein MNATTRLRPRTEHDLRERLARSASVRDTGHSLRTEDVAKWLEKRTQAHHFAVERIPFAELDGWSFAKDTGNLVHRSGRFFSVEGLSVTSSEGPFHRWEQPTINQPEAGILGIVVKEFDGVLHFLMQAKLEPGNRNLLQLSPTVQATRSNYLRVHQGAQVRYLEHFTRPDRGRILYDVRQSEHGSWFYRKANRNMLVEAVGDVAEHDDFCWLTLGQIGQLLRQDNVVNMDARTVLACLPAGDVEPRALHSDAEFQSWITTERSGQDVVTRLVPLSGIDGWERGEDTLARTDGRFFRVVAVAVQAGSREVPAWSQPLFEPVGLGVAAFLFRRIDGVVHLLVRARAEAGFLDTIELGPTVQCTPGNWDHLDPAERPPFLEEVLSASPERVRYEAVHSEEGGRFLYAESRYMFVEADEAVAPLDAPPGFRWCTQDQLSALTSHGHYVNVQARTLLSCLSTGAVRLEHTD, from the coding sequence ATGAACGCGACGACGCGGCTTCGCCCGCGGACGGAACACGACCTGCGAGAGCGGCTGGCGAGGTCGGCGAGCGTGCGGGACACGGGGCACAGCCTGCGCACGGAAGACGTCGCCAAGTGGCTCGAAAAGCGCACACAGGCCCATCACTTCGCCGTGGAGCGCATTCCGTTCGCCGAGTTGGACGGATGGTCCTTCGCGAAGGACACGGGAAACCTGGTGCACCGCAGCGGCCGGTTCTTCTCGGTGGAGGGTTTGTCCGTCACCAGTTCCGAGGGGCCCTTCCACCGCTGGGAGCAGCCGACGATCAACCAGCCCGAGGCCGGGATCCTGGGCATCGTGGTGAAGGAGTTCGACGGCGTACTGCACTTCCTGATGCAGGCGAAGCTGGAACCCGGCAACCGCAATCTGCTCCAGCTGTCGCCCACCGTGCAGGCGACCCGGAGCAACTACCTGCGGGTGCACCAGGGCGCGCAGGTGCGGTACCTGGAGCATTTCACCCGGCCCGACCGGGGCCGGATCCTCTACGACGTGCGCCAGTCGGAGCACGGCTCGTGGTTCTACCGCAAGGCCAACCGCAACATGCTCGTCGAGGCCGTCGGCGACGTGGCGGAGCACGACGACTTCTGCTGGCTGACGCTTGGTCAGATCGGGCAGCTGCTGCGGCAGGACAACGTGGTCAACATGGACGCGCGGACCGTGCTCGCCTGCCTTCCCGCCGGGGACGTCGAACCACGGGCGCTGCACTCCGACGCCGAGTTCCAGTCCTGGATCACCACCGAGCGTTCGGGCCAGGACGTGGTGACCCGGCTCGTCCCCCTCTCCGGCATCGACGGCTGGGAGCGGGGCGAGGACACACTCGCCCGGACCGACGGCCGGTTCTTCCGTGTGGTCGCGGTCGCCGTGCAGGCGGGCAGCCGCGAAGTGCCGGCCTGGTCGCAGCCATTGTTCGAACCCGTCGGCCTGGGAGTCGCGGCCTTCCTCTTCCGCCGCATCGACGGCGTCGTGCACCTGCTGGTGCGGGCCCGCGCGGAGGCGGGCTTCCTGGACACCATCGAGCTCGGCCCCACCGTGCAGTGCACTCCGGGGAACTGGGACCACCTGGACCCCGCTGAGCGGCCCCCCTTCCTGGAGGAGGTGCTCAGTGCCTCCCCCGAACGCGTCCGCTACGAGGCGGTGCATTCCGAGGAGGGCGGGCGCTTCCTGTACGCGGAGAGCCGCTACATGTTCGTCGAGGCCGACGAAGCCGTGGCGCCACTGGATGCCCCGCCCGGATTCCGGTGGTGCACCCAGGACCAGCTCAGTGCGCTCACCTCGCACGGGCACTACGTCAACGTCCAGGCCCGGACGCTGCTGTCCTGCCTCAGCACGGGCGCGGTGCGCCTGGAGCACACCGACTGA
- the rfbA gene encoding glucose-1-phosphate thymidylyltransferase RfbA, giving the protein MKGIILAGGHGTRLHPITIGVSKQLLPVYDKPMIYYPLSVLMLAGITDIQIISAPHDVENFRALLGDGSELGISLSYAEQDKPRGLADAFLVSADHIGDDSVALVLGDNIFHGPKFGSLLYRAVQNVEGCVLFGYPVRDPERYGVGEVDERGKLISIEEKPAQPRTNMAITGLYLYDNDVVDIARGLRPSERGELEITDVNRTYLERDQATLIPLGRGFVWLDTGTHDALTEAGQYVQILEHRQGVRIACLEEIAWRMGYIDRDACYRLGSRLAKSPYGQYVMEVALSG; this is encoded by the coding sequence ATGAAGGGGATAATCCTTGCCGGTGGGCACGGAACACGGCTGCATCCGATTACGATCGGCGTTTCCAAGCAACTGCTCCCCGTCTACGACAAGCCCATGATCTACTACCCGCTTTCGGTGCTGATGCTCGCGGGAATCACCGATATACAAATCATTTCCGCGCCGCACGATGTCGAGAACTTCCGGGCTCTGCTGGGAGACGGATCCGAACTCGGCATCTCGCTGAGCTATGCCGAGCAGGACAAGCCCCGTGGTCTGGCGGACGCGTTCCTCGTCTCCGCCGACCACATAGGCGACGACTCCGTCGCCCTGGTCCTCGGTGACAACATCTTCCACGGCCCGAAGTTCGGCAGTCTGCTGTACCGGGCCGTTCAGAACGTGGAGGGCTGCGTCCTCTTCGGCTACCCGGTGCGCGACCCGGAGCGTTACGGCGTCGGCGAGGTGGACGAGCGGGGAAAGCTCATCTCGATCGAGGAGAAGCCCGCCCAGCCGCGCACCAACATGGCGATCACCGGGCTCTACCTGTACGACAACGACGTGGTCGACATCGCCCGGGGGCTGCGGCCTTCCGAGCGGGGCGAGCTGGAGATCACCGATGTCAACCGCACCTACCTGGAGCGCGACCAAGCCACGCTGATACCGCTCGGCCGCGGCTTCGTCTGGCTGGACACGGGCACCCACGACGCCCTGACCGAAGCCGGGCAGTACGTGCAGATCCTGGAGCACCGGCAGGGCGTGAGGATCGCCTGCCTCGAAGAAATCGCCTGGCGCATGGGGTACATCGACCGCGACGCCTGCTACCGGCTCGGCAGCCGGCTGGCGAAGTCGCCCTATGGCCAGTACGTCATGGAAGTGGCCCTCTCCGGATGA
- a CDS encoding pyridoxamine 5'-phosphate oxidase family protein produces the protein MTTDAAHKPKVGVMPAGHRDTQGWPLSPEIEEFLAADGQGILTTLRPDGTLHSVPVSFTWDGEARLARVMTVGMSKKARNLIQVPGGRVSLCQRDNISSWVTLEGTGTVFDDAERLADGSRRYAERYKKDWLNPPNPVVIEIAVDRVMSRNV, from the coding sequence ATGACGACTGATGCCGCACACAAGCCGAAGGTGGGCGTCATGCCTGCGGGTCACCGTGACACGCAGGGCTGGCCCCTCAGCCCCGAGATCGAGGAATTCCTCGCGGCGGACGGCCAGGGCATTCTCACCACTCTGCGGCCCGACGGCACCCTGCATTCGGTGCCCGTCAGCTTCACCTGGGACGGCGAGGCGCGGCTGGCCCGGGTCATGACGGTGGGCATGTCGAAGAAGGCCCGGAACCTGATCCAGGTGCCGGGCGGGCGGGTCTCCCTGTGCCAGCGCGACAACATCTCCTCCTGGGTGACGCTTGAGGGCACCGGCACGGTCTTCGACGACGCCGAGCGCCTGGCGGACGGGTCGCGCAGGTACGCCGAGCGCTACAAGAAGGACTGGCTCAACCCGCCCAACCCGGTGGTCATCGAGATCGCCGTCGACCGGGTCATGAGCCGGAACGTCTAA
- a CDS encoding gamma-glutamyl-gamma-aminobutyrate hydrolase family protein — protein MKRPVVAVTADAVPANWGIWGTIPAAVQPWAYIARVTEAGGSPLLLPPVPEAVEDVMETVDALLITGGGDIDPARYGAERDPHTFPPDKLRDVTDFAALAVAERRGIPVLGICRGLQVIAVSRGGTLHQHLPTHGPSVPGRHTDREIKVLSESLLGSAVGAVTSGKCHHHQGLATVGEGLVATAWAEEDGVIEAVEDPSARFLVGFQPHAEEGSSEITGLFKAFVNAAY, from the coding sequence ATGAAGAGACCGGTAGTGGCGGTCACCGCGGACGCGGTTCCAGCGAACTGGGGCATCTGGGGCACCATTCCGGCGGCCGTGCAGCCCTGGGCCTACATCGCCAGGGTGACCGAGGCGGGCGGCTCACCGCTGCTGCTGCCACCGGTACCCGAAGCCGTCGAGGACGTGATGGAGACCGTGGACGCGCTCCTCATCACCGGCGGCGGCGACATCGACCCCGCGCGTTACGGCGCCGAGCGCGACCCGCACACCTTCCCGCCGGACAAGCTGCGCGATGTCACCGACTTCGCCGCCCTGGCCGTCGCCGAACGGCGCGGCATCCCGGTGCTCGGCATCTGCCGCGGCCTGCAGGTGATCGCAGTGTCCCGGGGCGGGACACTGCACCAGCACCTGCCCACCCACGGTCCCTCCGTCCCGGGCCGGCACACGGACCGCGAGATCAAGGTCCTGTCCGAATCCCTGCTGGGGAGCGCCGTCGGCGCCGTCACCAGCGGAAAGTGCCACCACCACCAGGGCCTGGCCACGGTCGGCGAGGGACTCGTCGCCACCGCCTGGGCGGAGGAGGACGGTGTCATCGAGGCGGTGGAGGACCCGTCCGCGCGCTTCCTGGTCGGGTTCCAGCCGCATGCCGAAGAGGGCAGCTCCGAGATCACGGGCCTGTTCAAGGCCTTCGTCAACGCGGCGTACTGA
- a CDS encoding sigma-70 family RNA polymerase sigma factor — MSDTRPTDSVAEAFEAQRDRLRAVAYRVLGSHADAEDVVQDAWLRLSRQDAATIDNLTGWLTTVVGRISLDVLRSRQARPEASYDDRLPELEVALDAGPAPEENAEVADSVALALLVVLDSLRPSERLAFVLHDLFAVPFSEIGQILGKSTDSAKMLASRARRKVQATERPGAAGPQQRAVVQAFLAAARDGDFEGLLRVLDPEVKLTVDTPAGTVVTLGATEVAAGARLSASAAALGRPVLVNGLPGVLSWHEDGTPMALLAFTVTDDRITEIRAVVDPAKLARVDLPAPA, encoded by the coding sequence ATGTCCGACACCCGCCCGACAGACTCCGTGGCCGAGGCGTTCGAGGCCCAGCGCGACCGGCTGCGCGCCGTCGCCTACCGTGTGCTCGGATCGCACGCCGACGCCGAGGATGTCGTGCAGGACGCCTGGCTGCGGCTCTCCCGCCAGGATGCGGCGACCATCGACAACCTCACCGGATGGCTCACCACGGTGGTCGGCCGGATCAGTCTCGATGTCCTGCGCTCGCGCCAGGCCCGTCCGGAGGCCTCCTACGACGACCGGCTGCCCGAGCTGGAGGTGGCTCTCGACGCCGGGCCCGCTCCCGAGGAGAACGCGGAGGTGGCCGACTCGGTCGCGCTCGCTCTCCTGGTGGTCCTCGATTCGCTGCGGCCCAGCGAACGGCTCGCCTTCGTCCTGCACGATCTGTTCGCCGTGCCGTTCAGCGAGATCGGCCAGATCCTCGGCAAGTCCACCGACTCGGCCAAGATGCTCGCCAGCCGCGCCCGCCGGAAGGTGCAGGCGACCGAGCGGCCGGGGGCCGCGGGACCCCAACAGCGCGCCGTGGTCCAGGCGTTCCTCGCGGCGGCCCGCGACGGCGACTTCGAGGGGCTGCTGCGGGTGCTCGACCCCGAGGTGAAGCTGACCGTGGACACCCCGGCCGGTACGGTCGTCACCCTCGGCGCCACCGAGGTCGCGGCCGGTGCCCGGCTGTCCGCCAGCGCGGCCGCCCTGGGCCGGCCGGTGCTCGTCAACGGGCTTCCGGGGGTGCTCTCCTGGCACGAGGACGGCACTCCGATGGCGCTGCTCGCGTTCACCGTCACCGACGACCGGATCACCGAGATCAGGGCGGTGGTCGACCCGGCGAAGCTCGCGCGGGTGGACCTGCCCGCGCCGGCCTGA
- a CDS encoding carboxymuconolactone decarboxylase family protein yields the protein MESRVKNAKLSPDLYSAIQSLHKAIAAGGVDQKLLELVHLRASQINGCAPCVYAGIAGAKKAGETDERLHSVVAWRESPFYTDEERAALALAEAATRLQDGAAGVTDEIWDAVADHFTEEQLNAIILEIAMTNFFNRINRTTLEPAGNTWS from the coding sequence ATGGAATCCCGCGTCAAGAACGCCAAGCTCAGCCCCGACCTCTACTCCGCGATCCAGAGCCTGCACAAGGCGATTGCCGCCGGTGGCGTCGACCAGAAGCTCCTTGAGCTGGTCCACCTGCGCGCCAGCCAGATCAACGGCTGCGCGCCGTGCGTCTACGCGGGTATCGCCGGGGCGAAGAAGGCCGGCGAGACCGATGAGCGGCTGCACAGCGTCGTCGCCTGGCGCGAGTCGCCCTTCTACACCGACGAGGAGCGCGCGGCGCTGGCGCTGGCCGAGGCCGCCACCCGCCTCCAGGACGGCGCGGCGGGTGTCACCGACGAGATCTGGGACGCCGTTGCCGACCACTTCACCGAGGAGCAGCTCAACGCGATCATCCTGGAGATCGCGATGACGAACTTCTTCAACCGCATCAACCGCACCACCCTGGAGCCGGCGGGCAACACCTGGTCCTGA
- a CDS encoding MDR family MFS transporter: MFLASLDQTIVSTSIRTIADDLHGLDQQAWATTAYLITSTITTPLYGKLSDLHGRKPYFLAAISVFIVGSVLCTFATSMTELAVFRAVQGIGAGGLMSLALAIIGDLVPPRERARYQSYLLATFAASSVAGPLIGGFLAGQSSILGVVGWRWVFLVNVPVGIIALFVVAKVLNLPHTRRDHRIDWWGALTIVLGVVPLLLVAEQGRAWGWGSARSLACYGIGVAGIIAWIFVERSMGDDALIPMRLFRSGIFSKTSLLAVLVGAGMFGGMLMIPQYLQIVKGASPTRSGLQMLPLMVGLIVASLVSGRLTSKTGHYKIFPVVGSVFMGVALLLFHFQVQWDTPLPKTMAFMVLFGLGLGAVMQTLVLVVQNGVPPQDMGVATASSTFFRQIGGTLGTAVFLSIMFNSVGDKIASAFKSAAQTPEFQAALHDPAVLQNPANKPVLDLVNNPGSGGSAALNDSSFIQNLDPRLAVPFKEGFADSMQGVFLLTAGVMALAFLTVLWTKEVPLRNVSDPQAPTAEEDQADATAVRGTSGPVPAK, from the coding sequence ATGTTCCTGGCCTCGCTCGACCAGACGATCGTCTCCACCTCGATCCGGACCATCGCGGACGACCTGCACGGGCTCGACCAGCAGGCGTGGGCGACGACCGCCTACCTGATCACGTCGACGATCACAACGCCGCTCTACGGCAAACTCTCCGACCTGCACGGGCGCAAGCCGTACTTCCTGGCCGCGATCTCGGTCTTCATCGTCGGCTCCGTCCTGTGCACCTTCGCCACCTCGATGACCGAGCTGGCCGTCTTCCGCGCGGTGCAGGGTATCGGCGCCGGTGGTCTCATGTCCCTGGCCCTGGCGATCATCGGCGACCTCGTGCCGCCTCGCGAACGCGCCCGCTACCAGAGCTACCTGCTCGCCACGTTCGCCGCCTCCAGCGTCGCGGGCCCGCTCATCGGCGGGTTCCTCGCCGGGCAGAGCAGCATCCTCGGCGTGGTCGGCTGGCGGTGGGTGTTCCTGGTCAACGTGCCGGTCGGCATCATCGCGTTGTTCGTCGTCGCCAAGGTCCTCAACCTTCCGCACACCCGGCGCGACCACCGCATCGACTGGTGGGGCGCGCTCACCATCGTGCTCGGCGTGGTGCCGCTCCTGCTCGTCGCCGAGCAGGGCCGTGCCTGGGGCTGGGGTTCGGCGCGGTCGCTGGCCTGTTACGGCATCGGCGTGGCCGGCATCATCGCGTGGATCTTCGTGGAGCGGAGCATGGGCGACGACGCGCTCATCCCGATGCGTCTGTTCCGCAGCGGCATCTTCAGCAAGACCAGCCTGCTGGCCGTGCTGGTCGGCGCCGGCATGTTCGGCGGGATGCTGATGATCCCTCAGTACCTGCAGATCGTGAAGGGCGCGAGTCCGACCCGCTCAGGCCTGCAGATGCTGCCGCTGATGGTCGGCCTGATCGTCGCTTCCCTCGTCAGCGGCCGGCTCACCTCGAAGACCGGGCACTACAAGATCTTCCCGGTGGTCGGCAGCGTCTTCATGGGTGTGGCCCTGCTGCTGTTCCACTTCCAGGTGCAGTGGGACACGCCGCTGCCCAAGACGATGGCGTTCATGGTGCTGTTCGGGCTGGGGCTCGGCGCGGTCATGCAGACGCTGGTTCTCGTGGTGCAGAACGGCGTGCCGCCGCAGGACATGGGTGTGGCGACGGCCTCCTCCACGTTCTTCCGGCAGATCGGAGGCACCCTCGGTACCGCGGTCTTTCTCTCCATCATGTTCAACAGCGTCGGTGACAAGATCGCCTCGGCCTTCAAGTCGGCAGCGCAGACGCCGGAGTTCCAGGCGGCGCTGCACGACCCGGCCGTGCTGCAGAACCCGGCCAACAAGCCGGTGCTCGACCTGGTGAACAACCCCGGTTCGGGCGGTTCGGCCGCGCTCAACGACTCCTCATTCATCCAGAATCTGGACCCGCGCCTGGCCGTGCCCTTCAAGGAGGGCTTCGCCGACTCCATGCAGGGGGTCTTCCTCCTCACGGCCGGGGTGATGGCGCTCGCGTTCCTGACCGTCCTGTGGACCAAGGAGGTTCCGCTGCGCAATGTGTCGGACCCGCAGGCGCCGACGGCCGAGGAGGACCAGGCCGACGCGACCGCGGTACGCGGCACGTCGGGGCCGGTACCGGCGAAGTAG
- a CDS encoding acyltransferase, with protein MTHGITESPTEGSSEQGQRPALSRLPSLTGLRFPAAFLVFLSHVGLALPQLRLLKSDGAASDLAKFTENAGALGVAFFFVLSGFVLTWSARTKDTAPAFWRRRFVKIYPNYVLAWALALILFASTYTPTRVAIANVLMVQVWKPDFAYMYSVNPVSWSLACELIFYLCFPLLHRLFVRIRDEHLKYWIAGVTAAIILTPWFTYTFLPGNGTQMTSDQTASAGDASVTQYWVAVFLPPVRLLDFALGMLVAHAVMRGRWRNIGLIWSTFLVAVSWYVSQNVDMLYAKRSVSIIPIALLIAAAATKDVKGEFTVFRNRTMVWLGEVSFAFYMCHFLVLQYGRKLLGHDLYSIPQTIGLEIMLTAIAVLFSWMVYAVLERPVYRLFATSRKARAERAGATA; from the coding sequence ATGACGCACGGCATTACCGAGTCGCCCACTGAGGGGTCGTCAGAGCAGGGGCAGCGCCCCGCTCTCTCGCGGCTGCCCTCCCTGACCGGACTGCGGTTCCCCGCCGCGTTCCTGGTCTTCCTGAGCCATGTCGGTCTGGCGCTTCCCCAGCTGCGTCTGCTGAAATCCGACGGGGCGGCGTCCGATCTCGCCAAGTTCACCGAGAACGCGGGCGCGCTGGGCGTGGCCTTCTTCTTCGTCCTCAGCGGTTTCGTGCTGACCTGGTCCGCACGGACGAAGGACACCGCCCCCGCCTTCTGGCGCCGGCGGTTCGTCAAGATCTACCCCAACTACGTGCTGGCGTGGGCCCTGGCGCTGATCCTGTTCGCCTCTACCTACACCCCGACCCGGGTGGCCATCGCCAACGTGTTGATGGTCCAGGTGTGGAAGCCGGACTTCGCGTACATGTACAGCGTGAACCCGGTGAGCTGGTCGCTGGCGTGCGAGCTCATCTTCTACCTCTGCTTCCCGCTGCTGCACCGGCTGTTCGTCCGCATCCGGGACGAGCACCTGAAGTACTGGATCGCCGGTGTGACGGCGGCGATCATCCTGACGCCGTGGTTCACCTACACCTTCCTGCCCGGCAACGGTACGCAGATGACCTCGGACCAGACCGCGTCGGCCGGGGACGCCTCGGTGACGCAGTACTGGGTCGCCGTCTTCCTGCCGCCGGTCCGGCTGCTGGACTTCGCCCTCGGCATGCTGGTGGCGCACGCGGTGATGCGGGGCCGCTGGCGCAACATCGGCCTCATCTGGTCGACCTTCCTGGTCGCGGTCAGCTGGTATGTCTCCCAGAACGTGGACATGCTCTACGCCAAGCGCTCCGTCTCCATCATCCCGATCGCGCTGCTGATCGCCGCGGCCGCCACCAAGGACGTCAAGGGCGAGTTCACCGTCTTCCGGAACAGAACGATGGTGTGGCTGGGCGAGGTGTCCTTCGCCTTCTACATGTGCCACTTCCTCGTCCTGCAGTACGGGCGCAAACTGCTGGGCCACGACCTGTACTCCATACCGCAGACGATAGGGCTGGAGATCATGCTGACGGCGATCGCCGTGCTGTTCTCCTGGATGGTGTACGCGGTGCTGGAACGGCCGGTCTACCGCCTCTTCGCCACCTCCCGGAAGGCCAGAGCGGAAAGGGCCGGGGCGACGGCCTGA
- a CDS encoding FAD-dependent monooxygenase, with translation MKHDVIVVGAGPVGLMLAGELKLGGVEVAVYDRLPAPSGESRGVGFTRRAAEVFDQRGLLARFGDVEWAQGHFGGVRIDFSRLEDNHFSVRGVPQFRTEEILEAWLGELGVQVHRNHEVTGFRETEDSVVVSFEGPDGPGEAEARYVVGCDGARSIVRKSAGIDFPGWDATRGMYMADLVGAGVRQRPIGEQVPGGMVMAFNLENGVDRIVIHDEKLRPHEDKSQLTFEVVADAWQRMTGESLHHAEVRWISAFTDTTRQASQYRKGRIFLVGDATHIHMPAGAQGMSVGVQDAVNLGWKLAAAINGWAPEGLLDTFQSERHPVGEKLMRNTRAQTRLYLTGDEMEPLRAVMRELVTSPDVARHLAGQVSGLDVQYDMGATGHPLLGFRLSPDRELTLADGTRTRIAELLHTARGVLITTGDSREAAELAEGWADRVDVVSGSWVPADNPTGDDPEAVLLRPDGHVAWAAPGGGKLRDALERWFGTAL, from the coding sequence ATGAAGCATGACGTCATAGTGGTTGGGGCCGGTCCGGTTGGGTTGATGCTCGCCGGTGAGCTGAAGCTGGGTGGTGTGGAGGTGGCGGTCTATGACCGGTTGCCCGCGCCGAGTGGTGAGTCGCGTGGTGTGGGTTTCACCCGGCGTGCCGCGGAGGTTTTCGATCAGCGGGGGCTGCTGGCCCGGTTCGGTGACGTCGAGTGGGCGCAGGGCCACTTCGGGGGGGTGCGGATCGATTTCTCCAGGCTGGAGGACAACCACTTCAGTGTGCGGGGTGTGCCGCAGTTCCGTACCGAGGAGATCCTGGAGGCCTGGCTGGGCGAGCTCGGTGTGCAGGTCCACCGCAACCACGAGGTCACCGGGTTCCGGGAGACCGAGGACAGTGTCGTGGTCTCCTTCGAGGGCCCTGACGGGCCGGGCGAGGCCGAGGCCCGGTACGTGGTGGGCTGTGACGGTGCCCGCTCCATCGTCCGCAAGAGCGCGGGGATCGACTTCCCGGGCTGGGATGCCACCCGGGGTATGTACATGGCCGATCTGGTCGGTGCGGGGGTGCGTCAGCGGCCGATCGGGGAGCAGGTGCCCGGGGGCATGGTGATGGCGTTCAATCTGGAGAACGGTGTCGACCGGATCGTCATCCATGACGAGAAGCTGCGTCCGCATGAGGACAAGAGCCAGCTGACGTTCGAGGTTGTGGCGGATGCGTGGCAGCGGATGACGGGGGAGTCGCTGCATCATGCGGAGGTGCGGTGGATCAGTGCGTTCACCGACACCACCCGCCAGGCCTCCCAGTACCGCAAGGGCCGCATCTTCCTGGTCGGGGACGCCACGCACATTCATATGCCGGCGGGTGCGCAGGGGATGAGTGTGGGGGTGCAGGATGCGGTGAACCTGGGCTGGAAGCTGGCCGCGGCCATCAACGGCTGGGCGCCCGAGGGCCTGCTGGATACCTTCCAGTCCGAGCGGCACCCGGTCGGTGAGAAGCTGATGCGCAACACCCGCGCCCAGACCCGCCTCTACCTCACCGGCGATGAGATGGAGCCGCTGCGTGCGGTGATGCGCGAGCTCGTCACCTCTCCCGACGTCGCCCGCCACCTCGCCGGCCAGGTCAGCGGCCTCGACGTGCAGTACGACATGGGCGCCACCGGCCACCCCCTCCTCGGCTTCCGCCTCTCGCCGGACCGCGAGCTGACGCTCGCCGACGGCACCCGCACCCGCATCGCGGAGCTGCTCCACACCGCCCGCGGCGTGCTGATCACCACCGGCGACTCGCGCGAAGCGGCCGAACTCGCCGAAGGCTGGGCCGACCGCGTCGACGTCGTCAGCGGCAGCTGGGTCCCCGCCGACAACCCCACAGGCGACGACCCCGAAGCCGTACTCCTGCGCCCCGACGGACACGTCGCCTGGGCCGCACCGGGCGGCGGCAAACTCCGCGACGCCCTGGAGCGCTGGTTCGGCACGGCCCTCTGA
- a CDS encoding alpha/beta fold hydrolase, translated as MNGTQLHYVVGGTGDLVVLLHGWPETWWAFRKLMPKLAEHYKVVAIDHRGIGIPDELKPSDGFTKKNMARDVYELIRSLGYESAHIVGHDLGAMVAYSFAANYPEATRRLALLDVVHPDETYYDRPMLRRPRTGFNMWWVAFNQVQGLPEQVFAGRGWHLIDWLYSNSLKDPESVTAFDRAVYARAYDTPEGIRAANGWYQAYHQDIEDLKTYDKVSLPLLALAAPTQYDQVQEQLSQIATDVRMVRVDKSLHWLAEDDPELVSRELLGFLAQ; from the coding sequence GTGAATGGAACGCAGCTGCACTACGTCGTGGGCGGCACCGGAGACCTCGTCGTCCTGCTGCACGGGTGGCCGGAGACATGGTGGGCATTCCGGAAGCTGATGCCGAAGCTCGCAGAACACTACAAGGTCGTCGCGATAGACCATCGGGGCATTGGAATTCCGGACGAGCTGAAGCCTTCGGACGGGTTCACGAAGAAGAACATGGCGCGCGACGTCTACGAGCTGATCCGTTCACTTGGGTACGAAAGCGCCCACATCGTGGGTCACGACCTCGGGGCGATGGTCGCCTACAGCTTTGCCGCGAACTATCCCGAAGCGACACGTCGGCTGGCTCTGCTCGATGTCGTCCACCCCGATGAGACGTACTACGACCGGCCGATGCTGCGGCGCCCCCGTACCGGTTTCAACATGTGGTGGGTGGCGTTCAACCAGGTGCAGGGCCTGCCGGAGCAGGTCTTCGCCGGCCGCGGCTGGCACCTGATCGACTGGCTGTACAGCAATTCCCTCAAGGACCCGGAGTCCGTCACGGCTTTCGACCGTGCCGTCTACGCGCGGGCGTACGACACACCGGAGGGCATCCGCGCGGCCAACGGCTGGTACCAGGCGTACCACCAGGACATCGAGGACCTCAAGACCTACGACAAGGTGTCGCTGCCGCTGCTCGCGCTCGCGGCTCCCACCCAGTACGACCAGGTGCAGGAGCAGCTGTCGCAGATCGCGACCGACGTACGCATGGTGCGGGTGGACAAGTCCCTGCACTGGCTCGCCGAGGACGACCCGGAGTTGGTCTCCCGTGAGCTGCTCGGTTTTCTCGCACAGTAG